A portion of the Chromobacterium sp. IIBBL 290-4 genome contains these proteins:
- a CDS encoding ABC transporter substrate-binding protein has translation MKRGIGMICLAWMSWVGPARADAQLDEVKLANGEWSPYLSVNLPHWGYASDIVTEAFRLAGARVTYRFYPWARAEAMVRNGDIAGSVVWSTTPERQQFALFSDPVVSDEEVVFHLATRRMKADKVEDFYGLTMATPNGSRLGVWQQAIESGRIHNYMTKDLETGMHQLLIGRIDFFPLIRAVGMAELRQHFPPKQQAAITASPRVFSKIDYRLMISRKYPGAEALLARFNQGLAKLRASGEYRQMEKDFQSGRYDAPNGPP, from the coding sequence ATGAAGCGCGGGATAGGGATGATTTGCTTGGCCTGGATGAGTTGGGTTGGCCCGGCCAGGGCGGATGCTCAGTTAGATGAAGTGAAGTTGGCCAATGGCGAGTGGTCGCCATATCTGTCGGTCAATCTGCCGCACTGGGGCTATGCGTCCGATATCGTCACCGAGGCCTTCCGCCTGGCCGGCGCGCGCGTGACGTATCGCTTTTACCCCTGGGCCCGCGCCGAGGCCATGGTGCGCAACGGCGACATCGCCGGCTCCGTCGTTTGGTCCACCACGCCGGAGCGCCAGCAGTTCGCCTTGTTCAGCGACCCGGTGGTATCGGACGAAGAGGTGGTGTTCCATCTAGCCACCCGCAGAATGAAGGCGGACAAGGTGGAGGACTTCTACGGCCTGACCATGGCCACGCCAAACGGCTCCCGGCTGGGTGTCTGGCAACAGGCGATAGAGTCCGGGCGCATCCACAATTACATGACCAAGGATTTGGAAACCGGCATGCACCAGCTGCTGATCGGCCGCATCGATTTTTTCCCCTTGATCCGCGCAGTGGGAATGGCGGAATTGCGACAACACTTCCCGCCCAAGCAGCAGGCGGCGATCACCGCGTCGCCGCGGGTGTTCAGCAAGATAGATTACCGGCTGATGATAAGCCGAAAATATCCCGGCGCGGAGGCCTTGCTGGCAAGGTTCAATCAAGGCCTGGCCAAGCTGCGGGCCAGCGGCGAATACCGGCAAATGGAAAAGGACTTTCAGTCGGGCCGTTACGACGCCCCGAACGGGCCGCCTTAG
- a CDS encoding MFS transporter: MAWTKQQKQTVLACYLGWTLDAFDFFLMVFVLKDVAREFGADIESVSWAIMLTLAARPLGALIFGRLADRFGRRPILMANIVLYSALGFSSAFAPNLAVLLVLRTLFGVAMGGEWGVGSSLTMESIPKESRGFVSGLLQAGYPSGYLLATLAFGQLFEHIGWRGMFMLSLLPALLTLYIRRNVPESPSWEAARHHDKPGLWQSIAAQWRLSLYAILLMTCFNFFSHGTQDMYPTFLRVQHKFDPHTVQMIAICLNVGAIIGGLALGSLSEKIGRRNAITLAALIALPVLPLWAFSTTPLMLAIGAFLMQISVQGAWGVIPAHLNEISPTAVRATFPGLVYQLGNLLASVNSPMQAHMAKSFGGDYGLAMAIVAGVVALAIAILIRFSHERRGEAMTVTGHQSGH, translated from the coding sequence ATGGCCTGGACCAAGCAGCAAAAGCAGACCGTACTGGCTTGCTATTTAGGCTGGACGCTGGATGCGTTCGATTTTTTCCTGATGGTGTTCGTGCTTAAAGATGTGGCGCGCGAATTCGGCGCCGATATCGAGTCGGTGAGCTGGGCCATCATGCTGACCCTGGCCGCGCGGCCGCTGGGCGCCTTGATTTTTGGCAGGCTGGCCGACCGATTTGGCCGCCGCCCAATACTGATGGCCAATATCGTACTGTATTCCGCGCTGGGCTTTTCTTCCGCCTTCGCGCCCAATCTGGCCGTGCTGCTGGTGCTGCGCACGCTGTTTGGCGTGGCCATGGGCGGGGAGTGGGGCGTGGGGTCCTCGCTCACCATGGAAAGCATTCCCAAGGAGTCGCGCGGCTTTGTTTCCGGCCTGCTGCAGGCTGGCTATCCCAGCGGCTACCTGCTGGCGACGCTGGCTTTCGGCCAGTTGTTCGAACATATCGGCTGGCGCGGCATGTTCATGTTGAGCTTGCTGCCGGCGCTGCTGACGCTGTATATCCGCCGCAATGTGCCGGAAAGCCCCAGCTGGGAAGCGGCCAGGCATCATGACAAGCCTGGCCTGTGGCAATCTATCGCCGCGCAATGGCGCTTGTCGCTTTACGCCATCTTATTGATGACTTGCTTCAACTTCTTCTCGCACGGCACCCAGGACATGTACCCCACCTTCCTGCGAGTGCAGCACAAGTTTGATCCGCATACCGTGCAAATGATCGCCATCTGCCTGAATGTCGGCGCGATCATCGGCGGCCTGGCGCTGGGCAGCCTGTCGGAGAAAATAGGCCGCCGCAACGCCATCACGCTGGCGGCCCTGATCGCGCTGCCGGTACTGCCGCTGTGGGCGTTTTCCACCACGCCGCTGATGTTGGCCATCGGCGCGTTTCTGATGCAGATATCGGTGCAAGGCGCATGGGGCGTGATTCCCGCGCATCTCAACGAAATCTCTCCGACAGCGGTGCGGGCCACATTTCCCGGCCTGGTTTATCAATTGGGCAATCTATTGGCCTCGGTCAACAGCCCCATGCAAGCGCATATGGCCAAATCCTTTGGCGGCGACTACGGCTTGGCGATGGCCATCGTGGCTGGCGTGGTCGCTTTGGCCATCGCCATTTTGATCCGTTTCAGCCATGAGCGGCGCGGCGAGGCGATGACCGTGACAGGGCATCAAAGCGGGCACTGA
- a CDS encoding questin oxidase family protein, producing MIEIAANPLASRETLRRSLNQAAAWGPEYGGGLANHLPMVLHAAWELGADADRLQAQIKLDSPELELPEPAGHMLPNWQDGLGEREAYSDLRIHFESMLAKQGWDETLQAVLPILAPGLIAHAFHGLIRTAHAYESGCEAEMAAALAAWACEWTEPAAPEAPVERLTWAAWRREARSRLADFHSDLHLIQQRMTAATGSLAYRQLGDAPAFAPSLAERREQLLELALNLYLDTRNFTVLHMITALRALRVLAAFIPDTAAMQSALTRAALLALISCGLKPHGRPLPEPLPDWNELKRRALAQWNDHIIKLTHACWQEDALRPDPRWRQAPALLLGLSN from the coding sequence ATGATCGAAATCGCCGCCAACCCGCTCGCCAGCCGCGAGACCTTGCGTCGCAGTCTCAACCAGGCCGCTGCCTGGGGGCCGGAATATGGAGGAGGCCTGGCCAACCATCTGCCCATGGTCTTGCACGCCGCCTGGGAGCTGGGCGCCGACGCAGACCGGCTGCAAGCGCAAATTAAACTGGACAGTCCGGAGCTTGAGCTGCCAGAACCAGCAGGCCATATGCTGCCAAACTGGCAAGATGGACTGGGCGAACGCGAAGCCTATTCAGATTTGCGCATTCATTTTGAGAGCATGCTGGCCAAACAGGGCTGGGATGAGACTCTGCAAGCGGTCTTGCCCATTTTGGCGCCAGGTTTGATCGCGCATGCTTTTCACGGCCTGATCCGCACGGCGCATGCCTATGAATCCGGCTGCGAGGCTGAGATGGCGGCGGCGCTGGCGGCCTGGGCTTGCGAGTGGACCGAACCAGCCGCGCCGGAAGCGCCTGTCGAGCGGCTGACATGGGCCGCGTGGCGGCGCGAAGCGCGATCGAGACTGGCGGACTTTCATAGCGATCTTCACCTGATCCAGCAGCGCATGACAGCCGCAACGGGCAGCCTGGCCTACCGACAGCTGGGCGATGCGCCAGCCTTTGCGCCCAGCCTGGCTGAGCGGCGCGAGCAACTGCTGGAACTGGCGCTGAATCTGTATCTGGACACCCGCAATTTCACCGTGCTGCACATGATTACCGCGCTGAGAGCGCTGCGGGTATTGGCCGCGTTTATACCCGATACCGCAGCGATGCAAAGCGCCTTGACGCGCGCCGCGCTGTTGGCGTTGATCTCCTGCGGACTGAAACCGCACGGACGGCCGCTTCCCGAACCGCTGCCCGATTGGAATGAGTTAAAGCGCAGGGCGCTGGCGCAATGGAATGACCACATCATCAAGCTCACACACGCCTGCTGGCAGGAAGATGCTTTGCGGCCGGATCCGCGCTGGCGCCAAGCGCCGGCGCTATTGCTGGGGCTGTCGAACTAA
- a CDS encoding CPBP family glutamic-type intramembrane protease has protein sequence MTHRFLFSHSGLFYRNSWSLVFIAATILSAGSIILLATAIKWGWYIPGTSAWMMDRSAGSILLIEALLAPLLETLLFQLTPYRLTNKFSLKKWPRILVYTIPFTLCHLDSWSGVRALNALFCGIGLMWLFEDRAQAGTETDAFLATFSAHALHNAFVMLIVLLIWP, from the coding sequence ATGACCCACCGCTTCCTTTTCAGCCATTCTGGACTTTTCTACCGGAATAGCTGGTCTCTTGTTTTTATCGCCGCAACCATTCTCAGCGCAGGCTCCATCATCCTTCTCGCCACGGCGATAAAATGGGGATGGTATATCCCAGGAACCTCGGCATGGATGATGGATCGCAGCGCAGGCTCCATCTTACTTATCGAAGCGCTGCTGGCTCCCTTGCTTGAAACGCTATTGTTTCAGCTGACTCCTTACCGGCTAACCAATAAATTCAGCTTGAAAAAATGGCCGCGCATCCTTGTCTACACCATTCCATTCACTCTATGCCATCTTGATTCATGGAGCGGGGTTAGAGCGCTGAATGCTCTATTTTGCGGCATTGGCTTAATGTGGCTGTTTGAAGATAGAGCCCAAGCGGGAACAGAGACCGATGCCTTTTTGGCAACATTCAGCGCGCACGCCCTTCACAATGCCTTTGTGATGCTTATCGTCTTGTTGATCTGGCCTTAA
- a CDS encoding integrase core domain-containing protein, translated as MPPQAGIKSYSWQTIYAGTELHSGAGNPQCVHRHRFESLAHASRVIADWVGFYNYRRTHQALVLGHYIVGAEGLRSLRQE; from the coding sequence TTGCCCCCGCAAGCTGGCATCAAATCATATTCCTGGCAGACCATATACGCCGGAACAGAACTGCATAGTGGAGCAGGTAATCCGCAATGCGTTCACCGCCATCGGTTTGAGAGCTTGGCGCACGCCAGCCGTGTCATTGCAGACTGGGTCGGTTTCTATAACTACCGGCGCACCCACCAGGCCTTAGTGCTGGGTCATTACATTGTTGGCGCTGAAGGTCTGCGCTCACTTCGGCAGGAATGA